Proteins from a single region of Ananas comosus cultivar F153 linkage group 3, ASM154086v1, whole genome shotgun sequence:
- the LOC109707957 gene encoding 14 kDa proline-rich protein DC2.15-like — protein sequence MASKSFATLALLLTLNLLFFTLVSSSYVPCPPPPKPKPKPTPKPTPTPSWGSCPVDTLKFGVCANLLNGLINLELGKPPKKPCCSLLEGLADVEAAVCLCTALKANILGTNLNVPIQLSLLLNYCGRNVPAGYKCA from the coding sequence ATGGCTTCTAAGTCCTTTGCTACGTTGGCTCTCCTCCTCACTCTCAACCTCCTCTTCTTCACTTTGGTCTCCTCCTCCTACGTGCCatgcccgccgccgccgaaaCCTAAACCGAAACCAACTCCTAAGCCGACTCCCACGCCAAGCTGGGGCTCATGCCCGGTCGACACGCTTAAGTTCGGTGTGTGCGCCAACCTCTTGAATGGCCTCATCAATCTCGAGCTCGGAAAGCCGCCGAAGAAGCCCTGCTGCAGCCTCCTTGAGGGCCTCGCGGACGTCGAAGCGGCCGTGTGCCTCTGCACGGCTCTTAAAGCAAACATTCTCGGCACCAACCTTAATGTTCCAATTCAACTTAGCTTGCTCCTTAACTACTGTGGCAGGAACGTTCCCGCTGGCTACAAGTGCGCTTAG
- the LOC109707621 gene encoding lipid transfer protein EARLI 1-like, whose product MASKSQASAALFLALNLLLFTLAAACGCGPTPKPPSPTPIPPTPYTPTPPTPYTPPIVKCPIDTLKLGACANLLNGLINFELGKPPKKPCCSLLGGLADAEVALCLCTVLKANVLGINLNIPIDLTLLVNYCGKNVPPGFQCP is encoded by the coding sequence ATGGCATCCAAGTCCCAAGCCTCAGCCGCCCTCTTCCTCGCCCTCAACCTCCTCCTCTTCACTCTCGCCGCGGCCTGCGGCTGCGGTCCGACCCCGAAACCACCAAGCCCAACGCCGATCCCGCCGACCCCATACACACCAACCCCGCCGACCCCGTACACACCACCGATCGTCAAGTGCCCGATCGACACGCTGAAGCTCGGCGCCTGCGCCAACCTGCTCAACGGCTTAATCAACTTCGAGCTCGGCAAGCCGCCTAAGAAGCCGTGCTGCAGCCTTCTCGGAGGCCTCGCCGACGCCGAGGTCGCCCTGTGCCTCTGCACGGTTCTTAAAGCCAACGTCCTCGGCATCAATCTCAACATCCCCATCGACCTCACCTTGCTCGTCAACTACTGTGGCAAGAACGTCCCTCCTGGTTTCCAGTGCCCTTAA
- the LOC109707622 gene encoding 14 kDa proline-rich protein DC2.15-like: MASSSSALCLALILLFFAATSACGPYCWTPTPPTPTSVFGRCPVDTLKLGVCANVLDVINAKIGKPPREPCCPLLEGLVDLEAAVCLCTAIKADILGIQLNLPIHLTLILNYCGKGVPSGFQCP, encoded by the coding sequence ATGGCCTCGTCTTCCTCTGCGCTCTGTCTCGCGCTCATCCTTCTGTTCTTCGCGGCGACGAGCGCGTGCGGGCCGTACTGCTggacgccgacgccgccgacgccgacgagCGTGTTCGGTAGGTGCCCCGTCGACACGCTGAAGCTCGGCGTCTGCGCGAACGTGCTGGACGTGATCAACGCGAAGATCGGGAAGCCGCCCAGGGAGCCGTGCTGCCCGCTGCTCGAAGGGCTCGTCGACCTCGAGGCCGCCGTCTGCCTCTGCACGGCGATAAAGGCCGACATACTTGGGATCCAGCTCAACCTCCCCATTCACCTCACCCTCATCCTTAACTACTGCGGCAAGGGAGTCCCCTCTGGGTTCCAGTGCCCTTGA
- the LOC109707620 gene encoding flavin-containing monooxygenase FMO GS-OX-like 4 isoform X2, translating into MRRSCKVAVIGAGVSGLVAARELLREGHEVVVFEKSGRVGGTWAYDPRSDSDPVGLDPARRVVHGSLYASLRTNLPRPLMGFSDYPLLGRSFGDARAFPGHEEMLALLEAFAGDAGVPAAVRARTEAARVAPRLRGGGGGAGAGEEEWVVEWRRREEEDGEVVEEGAEEFDAVVVCNGHHTEPRVPRIPGIERWPGKQIHSHNYRIPEPFRDQIVVIIGMGSSAQDISKEISHVAKEIHLASRSTDVIIGKLDGHDNIWQHSMVSCVHEDGVVDFDDGSSLCADVIFYCTGYKYHFPFLELDEINIDDSRVGPLYKHIFPPKLAPWLSFVGLPYKGIVYFDQLLKMED; encoded by the exons ATGCGTCGGTCGTGCAAGGTGGCGGTGATCGGAGCCGGCGTTTCGGGGCTCGTCGCCGCGCGCGAGCTCCTCCGCGAGGGGCACGAGGTCGTCGTGTTCGAGAAATCGGGCCGGGTCGGTGGAACCTGGGCCTACGACCCCCGCTCCGACTCCGACCCGGTCGGGCTAGACCCGGCGCGCCGCGTGGTCCACGGGAGCCTCTACGCCTCGCTCCGCACCAACCTCCCGCGCCCGCTCATGGGCTTCTCCGACTACCCCCTCCTAGGCCGGAGCTTCGGCGACGCTAGGGCTTTCCCGGGGCACGAGGAGATGTTGGCGCTCCTCGAGGCGTTCGCGGGGGACGCCGGGGTCCCGGCCGCCGTGCGAGCGCGCACGGAGGCGGCGCGGGTGGCTCCGCgcctccgcggcggcggcggcggcgccggcgccggggaGGAGGAGTGGGTGGTGGagtggcggaggagggaggaggaggatggggaggtggtggaggagggggCGGAGGAGTTCGACGCGGTGGTGGTTTGCAACGGGCACCACACGGAGCCTAGGGTTCCGAGGATTCCGG GGATTGAGAGGTGGCCCGGGAAACAAATACATAGCCACAATTATCGCATCCCCGAACCATTTCGAGATCAG ATTGTGGTTATTATTGGGATGGGATCCAGTGCCCAAGATATCTCTAAAGAAATATCACATGTAGCAAAAGAAATCCACCTAGCGTCAAGATCTACAGATGTTATAATTGGAAAGCTAGATGGCCATGATAATATCTGGCAACACTCTATG GTCAGTTGTGTACACGAAGATGGCGTGGTAGACTTTGACGACGGTTCATCGCTATGTGCGGATGTCATCTTTTACTGTACAGG GTATAAGTACCATTTCCCTTTCCTTGAACTAGATGAGATCAACATTGACGACAGCCGAGTTGGGCCTCTCTATAAGCATATTTTTCCTCCAAAACTAGCCCCATGGCTCTCTTTTGTGGGGTTACCTTATAAG GGCATCGTTTACTTTGATCAGCTTTTGAAGATGGAAGATTAA
- the LOC109707620 gene encoding flavin-containing monooxygenase FMO GS-OX5-like isoform X1, whose amino-acid sequence MRRSCKVAVIGAGVSGLVAARELLREGHEVVVFEKSGRVGGTWAYDPRSDSDPVGLDPARRVVHGSLYASLRTNLPRPLMGFSDYPLLGRSFGDARAFPGHEEMLALLEAFAGDAGVPAAVRARTEAARVAPRLRGGGGGAGAGEEEWVVEWRRREEEDGEVVEEGAEEFDAVVVCNGHHTEPRVPRIPGIERWPGKQIHSHNYRIPEPFRDQIVVIIGMGSSAQDISKEISHVAKEIHLASRSTDVIIGKLDGHDNIWQHSMVSCVHEDGVVDFDDGSSLCADVIFYCTGYKYHFPFLELDEINIDDSRVGPLYKHIFPPKLAPWLSFVGLPYKAIIFLMIELQCKWIARILSNKLALPSETDMMASVLEHYRRMEEAGMPKHHTHSLLSNQADYLNWLSCEVGMPPVEEWRFRMYDRAIMRIHSRDDKCRDNWDADPSI is encoded by the exons ATGCGTCGGTCGTGCAAGGTGGCGGTGATCGGAGCCGGCGTTTCGGGGCTCGTCGCCGCGCGCGAGCTCCTCCGCGAGGGGCACGAGGTCGTCGTGTTCGAGAAATCGGGCCGGGTCGGTGGAACCTGGGCCTACGACCCCCGCTCCGACTCCGACCCGGTCGGGCTAGACCCGGCGCGCCGCGTGGTCCACGGGAGCCTCTACGCCTCGCTCCGCACCAACCTCCCGCGCCCGCTCATGGGCTTCTCCGACTACCCCCTCCTAGGCCGGAGCTTCGGCGACGCTAGGGCTTTCCCGGGGCACGAGGAGATGTTGGCGCTCCTCGAGGCGTTCGCGGGGGACGCCGGGGTCCCGGCCGCCGTGCGAGCGCGCACGGAGGCGGCGCGGGTGGCTCCGCgcctccgcggcggcggcggcggcgccggcgccggggaGGAGGAGTGGGTGGTGGagtggcggaggagggaggaggaggatggggaggtggtggaggagggggCGGAGGAGTTCGACGCGGTGGTGGTTTGCAACGGGCACCACACGGAGCCTAGGGTTCCGAGGATTCCGG GGATTGAGAGGTGGCCCGGGAAACAAATACATAGCCACAATTATCGCATCCCCGAACCATTTCGAGATCAG ATTGTGGTTATTATTGGGATGGGATCCAGTGCCCAAGATATCTCTAAAGAAATATCACATGTAGCAAAAGAAATCCACCTAGCGTCAAGATCTACAGATGTTATAATTGGAAAGCTAGATGGCCATGATAATATCTGGCAACACTCTATG GTCAGTTGTGTACACGAAGATGGCGTGGTAGACTTTGACGACGGTTCATCGCTATGTGCGGATGTCATCTTTTACTGTACAGG GTATAAGTACCATTTCCCTTTCCTTGAACTAGATGAGATCAACATTGACGACAGCCGAGTTGGGCCTCTCTATAAGCATATTTTTCCTCCAAAACTAGCCCCATGGCTCTCTTTTGTGGGGTTACCTTATAAG GCTATTATTTTTCTGATGATAGAGTTGCAATGTAAGTGGATTGCACGTATTTTATCAAACAAACTTGCTTTACCATCAGAAACAGACATGATGGCATCTGTTCTCGAACATTATCGCCGAATGGAAGAGGCCGGGATGCCAAAACACCACACTCATTCGCTTCTGTCGAACCAG GCCGACTACCTGAACTGGCTGTCTTGTGAGGTTGGAATGCCTCCAGTAGAGGAATGGAGATTTCGCATGTACGACAGAGCGATCATGCGCATTCATTCTCGTGATGATAAGTGTAGAGACAATTGGGATGCCGACCCTTCGATCTAG